From a single Glycine soja cultivar W05 chromosome 19, ASM419377v2, whole genome shotgun sequence genomic region:
- the LOC114398332 gene encoding uncharacterized protein LOC114398332 isoform X3, protein MTQNSILNHSRALEGVHGVQVAPNSPFDLTETNQSGDFRTSTGGASTTEANQLLLMQRLWQQRPACLRPIHCGISCHGDQTLAETVANVLTSIPFIALGIHAPRKNLNSKLYANSLIGVGVASSIYHSSRGRLRKFLRWVDYTMIATTTICLSMALRNENPKLLMAASAICLPVNPMMVSVIHTGMMEAVIRGDYFWLCDPTSLPCSHCTIPLPSCHRNGFHYI, encoded by the exons ATGACTCAAAACAGCATACTGAATCACAGTAGAGCTCTTGAGGGTGTCCATGGGGTCCAAGTGGCCCCTAACTCGCCATTTGATTTGACAGAAACTAATCAAAGTGGGGACTTTCGTACTTCAACTGGTGGAGCATCAACTACAGAAGCAAATCAGCTGCTGTTGATGCA AAGACTATGGCAACAGAGACCAGCATGCTTGAGACCCATCCATTGTGGTATTAGTTGTCACG GTGATCAGACTCTTGCTGAAACAGTTGCTAATGTGCTTACTTCAATTCCTTTTATAGCTCTTGGAATCCATGCCCCCAG GAAGAATCTCAATTCTAAGTTGTATGCTAATTCACTAATTGGAGTTGGAGTGGCCTCAAGCATTTACCATTCTTCAAGAGGAAGGTTGAGGAAATTTTTGAGATGGGTTGACTACACAATGATAGCCACAACAACTATT TGTTTGTCAATGGCCCTCCGAAATGAGAATCCAAAGTTACTGATGGCAGCATCTGCAATATGTCTTCCAGTTAATCCAATGATGGTTTCAGTTATTCACACTGGGATGATGGAG GCTGTGATAAGGGGAGATTATTTTTGGTTGTGCGATCCAACCAGTTTGCCATGTAGTCACTGTACAATTCCACTTCCATCTTGCCATAGAAATGGATTTCATTACATCTGA
- the LOC114398332 gene encoding uncharacterized protein LOC114398332 isoform X1, translating to MTQNSILNHSRALEGVHGVQVAPNSPFDLTETNQSGDFRTSTGGASTTEANQLLLMQRLWQQRPACLRPIHCGISCHGDQTLAETVANVLTSIPFIALGIHAPRKNLNSKLYANSLIGVGVASSIYHSSRGRLRKFLRWVDYTMIATTTICLSMALRNENPKLLMAASAICLPVNPMMVSVIHTGMMEVAFARRALKDPDLRMAHTVHKTSSLLGGMLFVADDLFPKTPYLHAAWHLAAAVGVGTCNKLLE from the exons ATGACTCAAAACAGCATACTGAATCACAGTAGAGCTCTTGAGGGTGTCCATGGGGTCCAAGTGGCCCCTAACTCGCCATTTGATTTGACAGAAACTAATCAAAGTGGGGACTTTCGTACTTCAACTGGTGGAGCATCAACTACAGAAGCAAATCAGCTGCTGTTGATGCA AAGACTATGGCAACAGAGACCAGCATGCTTGAGACCCATCCATTGTGGTATTAGTTGTCACG GTGATCAGACTCTTGCTGAAACAGTTGCTAATGTGCTTACTTCAATTCCTTTTATAGCTCTTGGAATCCATGCCCCCAG GAAGAATCTCAATTCTAAGTTGTATGCTAATTCACTAATTGGAGTTGGAGTGGCCTCAAGCATTTACCATTCTTCAAGAGGAAGGTTGAGGAAATTTTTGAGATGGGTTGACTACACAATGATAGCCACAACAACTATT TGTTTGTCAATGGCCCTCCGAAATGAGAATCCAAAGTTACTGATGGCAGCATCTGCAATATGTCTTCCAGTTAATCCAATGATGGTTTCAGTTATTCACACTGGGATGATGGAG gtAGCATTTGCTAGAAGGGCATTGAAGGATCCAGACTTGAGAATGGCTCACACAGTGCATAAGACATCGTCGTTACTTGGTGGTATGCTTTTTGTAGCTGATGATTTATTTCCTAAAACTCCTTACCTTCATGCTGCATGGCATCTTGCTGCTGCTGTTGGTGTAGGCACCTGCAATAAGCTTCTTGAGTAG
- the LOC114398332 gene encoding uncharacterized protein LOC114398332 isoform X2 has protein sequence MTQNSILNHSRALEGVHGVQVAPNSPFDLTETNQSGDFRTSTGGASTTEANQLLLMQLWQQRPACLRPIHCGISCHGDQTLAETVANVLTSIPFIALGIHAPRKNLNSKLYANSLIGVGVASSIYHSSRGRLRKFLRWVDYTMIATTTICLSMALRNENPKLLMAASAICLPVNPMMVSVIHTGMMEVAFARRALKDPDLRMAHTVHKTSSLLGGMLFVADDLFPKTPYLHAAWHLAAAVGVGTCNKLLE, from the exons ATGACTCAAAACAGCATACTGAATCACAGTAGAGCTCTTGAGGGTGTCCATGGGGTCCAAGTGGCCCCTAACTCGCCATTTGATTTGACAGAAACTAATCAAAGTGGGGACTTTCGTACTTCAACTGGTGGAGCATCAACTACAGAAGCAAATCAGCTGCTGTTGATGCA ACTATGGCAACAGAGACCAGCATGCTTGAGACCCATCCATTGTGGTATTAGTTGTCACG GTGATCAGACTCTTGCTGAAACAGTTGCTAATGTGCTTACTTCAATTCCTTTTATAGCTCTTGGAATCCATGCCCCCAG GAAGAATCTCAATTCTAAGTTGTATGCTAATTCACTAATTGGAGTTGGAGTGGCCTCAAGCATTTACCATTCTTCAAGAGGAAGGTTGAGGAAATTTTTGAGATGGGTTGACTACACAATGATAGCCACAACAACTATT TGTTTGTCAATGGCCCTCCGAAATGAGAATCCAAAGTTACTGATGGCAGCATCTGCAATATGTCTTCCAGTTAATCCAATGATGGTTTCAGTTATTCACACTGGGATGATGGAG gtAGCATTTGCTAGAAGGGCATTGAAGGATCCAGACTTGAGAATGGCTCACACAGTGCATAAGACATCGTCGTTACTTGGTGGTATGCTTTTTGTAGCTGATGATTTATTTCCTAAAACTCCTTACCTTCATGCTGCATGGCATCTTGCTGCTGCTGTTGGTGTAGGCACCTGCAATAAGCTTCTTGAGTAG